In the Malaya genurostris strain Urasoe2022 chromosome 1, Malgen_1.1, whole genome shotgun sequence genome, one interval contains:
- the LOC131436952 gene encoding DNA ligase 1-like → MSKKIPVVVEAVLPEDNILATRSGIWRTIMDKYSKTGDTKDFKFNDIDKLYGEPSDENQQANEVESSDGDDSDQENREEMNKQLSVVVEKRKRRWQRSGLSKLMESIEDQSQQFNMLSQEKVENWLSSQFDGIAREMTQGQETVMTERNEDGDRMRFHRKQQLTVSTKDDEDSLFSVDTAKYILSNRGKNNSYSKVRVTTTIQQFTLATRNSNGKLHPKLHSISAFPAINEEHLPSLGVNRAVAKSDSVFETAESQSFMNDSELKLAMKPLKRTPPAEVDKKSKRKKVFKKTMKKRSSSRKGSKSSKASSASREYEQALQSGACVKKVPLVKSKKKQIRWMETSYSELSPRNNKKDDDADSSSSSEPDEVFTRSKAKQKTPPKRELRRRRRTSESDSSPRKKPHSPRQKTAIERSLVAPFEAICLSPTKKSPKARERLDFTAQIDQTTNMTALFMAANDKITNSTEINNVTSCCSTYISNTTAIPSRSWGRNDQTRCLLVYKPRQIEPNCAADERIRITVDDLDLANVTKPRHLEKFKKFNYLIHPNSSVRFYPSDSEEDIPQTGQSTATSMTDEDESFDEDDPILTFNPRNTDRLNVMEVPFN, encoded by the exons ATGTCGAAGAAAATTCCAGTTGT AGTGGAAGCCGTTCTTCCGGAGGACAATATTCTCGCTACGCGGAGTGGAATCTGGCGAACAATTATGGAT AAATATTCGAAGACGGGTGATACGAAAGATTTCAAATTCAACGATATTGACAAACTCTATGGTGAGCCAAGCGACGAGAATCAGCAGGCTAATGAAGTGGAGTCTAGTGATGGCGATGATTCGGATCAGGAAAACCGGGAAGAGATGAACAAACAGCTTTCGGTAGTTGTGGAAAAGAGAAAAAGACGATGGCAGCGGTCCGGTTTATCGAAACTGATGGAAAGTATCGAGGACCAGAGCCAGCAATTTAACATGCTGAGTCAGGAGAAGGTGGAAAACTGGCTCTCGAGTCAGTTCGACGGTATCGCTCGGGAAATGACACAAGGACAGGAAACCGTAATGACGGAACGAAACGAAGACGGAGACCGAATGCGATTCCATCGGAAGCAGCAGCTGACGGTTTCCACCAAGGATGACGAGGATTCGTTGTTTTCCGTTGACACTGCGAAATACATCCTATCGAATCGCGGGAAAAACAACAGCTACAGCAAAGTGCGGGTAACAACTACGATTCAGCAGTTTACACTCGCCACCAGAAACTCAAACGGCAAACTACACCCCAAGTTACATTCCATCAGCGCTTTCCCGGCTATTAACGAAGAGCATTTGCCATCGTTAGGAGTAAATCGCGCTGTAGCTAAATCGGATTCGGTTTTCGAAACCGCAGAAAGTCAG agttttaTGAACGATAGTGAACTGAAGCTGGCAATGAAGCCGTTGAAACGAACACCACCAGCGGAAGTAGATAAAAAAAGCAAGCGTAAGAAAGTTTTCAAGAAGACTATGAAAAAGCGGAGTAGCAGTCGGAAAGGTTCGAAATCTTCGAAAGCATCCAGTGCTTCGCGTGAATACGAACAAGCCCTGCAGAGCGGTGCTTGTGTCAAAAAAGTTCCATTGGTTAAGTCTAAGAAGAAGCAGATTCGCTGGATGGAGACCAGCTACTCGGAATTGAGCCCTCGAAACAATAAAAAAGACGATGACGCTgacagcagcagtagcagcgaACCGGACGAAGTATTCACCAGATCGAAGGCAAAGCAAAAGACTCCACCGAAGCGGGAACTTCGGCGTCGGAGACGCACTTCCGAGTCCGATTCATCACCGAGGAAGAAACCGCACTCACCGCGGCAGAAAACCGCCATAGAACGGTCACTGGTGGCTCCCTTCGAGGCCATCTGTTTGAGTCCTACGAAAAAATCTCCCAAAGCCAGAGAGAGACTTGATTTCACAGCTCAAATTGATCAGACCACCAACATGACGGCTCTGTTCATGGCTGCGAACGACAAGATAACCAACTCGACCGAAATAAACAATGTGACATCCTGCTGTTCGACCTACATTTCGAACACCACTGCGATTCCCAGTCGCTCGTGGGGTCGGAACGATCAAACCCGCTGTCTGTTGGTCTACAAGCCACGCCAAATAGAACCGAACTGTGCGGCAGACGAACGAATTCGCATTACCGTCGATGATCTGGATCTCGCAAACGTCACCAAACCACGCCACCTGGAGAAGTTTAAAAAGTTCAACTATCTGATTCATCCGAATTCATCGGTTCGCTTCTACCCATCGGACTCCGAGGAGGACATACCCCAAACAGGACAGAGTACTGCCACTTCGATGACCGACGAGGACGAGAGTTTCGACGAGGATGACCCGATCTTGACCTTCAATCCACGCAACACCGACCGGCTCAACGTGATGGAAGTCCCGTTCAATTAA